The genomic segment CATTTTGGTCAATCGCTATGGTAGCCGCCCAGTGGTGATTGTTGGTGGGCTAATGGTTGGGCTTGCTATGGTAACGGCTTCTTTTGGCACTACCATTTTGCATTTGTATTTATGCGTGGGAGTTATTGGAGGTACGTATTTTAAAGATTATCACAGCAATAGCCAAATCCTTAGAAATAAGGACATAGTGGATCACAATGCATATAGACATAGTATATAGATTGTAATTCAGATAGATTATAATTCAGTCCCCTTCTTGTGACATTGTTCTTGTGCTAGTAAAAAACATGCttcattctgattggtcagtgtcAGTGCAGTAGGGTTCCTCCCctgcatgtgaatgtgtgtgatcAAAGATTACAAAATCAAGGTCAAAGCTTTCTGATCACTCTCcatgtttaaatgaatattgTGGGTTAAATTCAATCTCTATATGGAAGCTCTGACTTGTTTACTTCACtacaattcagaaaaaaacatgtcattCCTTGTTATTTTGAAGTGGAGACACTGAAATCTGATCCGAGACCCAATAGCAATGTATGATTTGTGAGCGAATCATTCTAATGAATTGATTACTTTCAATGAAACGTATTCAACTGTTTTACAGATCACATTCTATGATTCATTAGTGAATTTGACTATTCTGATTGCAGCAGTTAAAAACTTactgattcaatgatccatTCAAATGgagtcttaaaggattagttaaaaaatgaaaattctgtcattactcaccttcatgtcgttccaaacttgtaagacctttgtttatcttcggaacacaaattaagatattttaatgaaatccgagagctttctgatgtcccatagacagcaatttaaagggttagttcacccaaaaatgaaaataatgacatttattactcaccctcatgcctttCCACATGAAGgtcccgtaagaccttcgttaatcttcggaatgcaaattaagatatttttgttgaaatccgatggctcagtgaggcctgcatagccagcaatgacatttcctctctcaagatccattaatgtactaaaaacatatttaaatcagttcatgtgagtacagtggtttaatatcaatattataaagtgacgagaatatttttggtgcgccaaaaaaaactaaataacgacttatatagtgatggctgatttcaaaacactgcttcaggaactgattaaatatgtttttagtacattaatggatcttgagagaggaaatgtcattgctggctatcgaggcctcactgagccatcggatttcaacaaaaatattttaatttgtgttcgaagttgaacgaaggtcttacgggtgtggaacggcatgagggtgagtaataaatgacattattttcatttttgggtgaacaaaccctttaattaccactttaagttagtaaagacattgttaaaatagttcatgtgactacagtggttcaacctaaattttatgaagtgatgagaataattttgtgcataaaaaaaaagactttattcaacaatttcttctcttccatgtcagtttGTCAGTTcacgttgtaaacacagtgcagcgcttccgggttctacgtcagaatgccgactcagtattgaCCAGCTCCTTCGTCAGCATcacgcatgtgtcgtggtgctcacgtgaacagcgtcagagaaataaattgttgaataaaacatttttttgcacagaaatagtattcttgtcgcttcataaaattatggctgaaccactgtagtcaacgATGTCTTAATACCTTTCTGccccttgaaagtggtaattaaattgctgtccaTGAGGGGTCAGAAagctcaaaaatatcttaatttgtgttccgaagatgaacgaaggtcttacgggtttggaacgacatgaaggtaggtgagtaattaatgacagaattttcattttttgggtgaactaaccctttaacgaaTCACTGTATCTGTCTTGTCTGactcaaaatgagccaaaaaccAGGAgtaatatgattttcaaagctCCAGTGTGCTGACTcctaataataattcataataatgttAGATTGGACACTTAACTATTTAGTATCATatctaccattcaaaggtttggggtcgtgatgatttttaaaatgtttcttatgcttactaaggctgcatttatttgataaaaaatacagtaaagaatgaagtaatattgtgaaatattttcagcatcattactccagtcttcagtgtcacatgatccttcagaaatcgatctaatatgatgatttgctgctcaagaaacatttcttattatcatcaatgttgaaaacaattgtgctgcttaatatttttgtggaaaccgtggtattttttttttttttttatgattctttgaatataaagtttaaaacttaagcatttatttgaaacagaaatcttttataacattataaatgtctttactctcactttcgatcaatttaatgccGCCTATACATTTAGAGCATTATGGAATATGTCAAATCCTTACAGTACATTTACTTTTGAAACTTAAGTAAATATTTAACAGAAGTAAGTACTTTTGCTCAAGTAGATTACTTTTATTGGAGTAATATGTCTTCAGGTTATATACTTTGTTAAATGGTAACTCATTGACAATGCacataaaaaatgcttttgctTTACAGGCTTTGGCTTAGCTTTTAACCTTCAACCAGCTCTTACGATAATCGGCAAATACTTCCTTGTGAAAAGGCCAATAGCAAATGGCTTGGCAATGGCGGGGAGTCCAGTCTTCCTTTCCACCTTGGCACCCCTCAACCAATTTCTCTTTGATCATTTTGGATGGCGAGGAAGCTTCCTCATCCTCGGAGGAGTGCTGTTCAACTGCTGTGTAGCTGGATCGCTTATGCGACCCAtcaagataaaaataaaaccgcCAGTGAGCCAAATCACTGATGACAATGACACAGGGGAGCTGGACGTCAACCCTCAGACAGCTGGACAAGACAATTCCAAGCAGTCAGGCTGTGCCGCAAAGTTCAACCAGTTCATTGATGTATCCCTCTTCAAGCACAGAGGCTTCCTGATCTATCTGGTGGGAAATGTGCTCAtgttttttggattttttgccCCAGTGGTCTTCCTGGCCCCATATGCCAAGCATCAGGGGATAGACGAGTACTCCGCAGCATTCCTGCTCTCCATATTTGCTCTAGTGGACATGTTTGCACGTCCAGGAACGGGTCTGGTAGCCAACACCAGGTGGATCAGGCCCAAGATCCAGTATTTCTTCAGCTTCGCTGTAATATATAATGGCTTGTGCCATCTGATGTGTCCGCTCTTACCAGGTTACATAGGCCTGGTGGTGTACGCTGTGTTTTTTGGCCTGGCTTTTGGGATGGTGTGTGCTCTTCTTTTCGAGGTACTCATGGATTTGGTGGGAGCTCAGCGGTTCTCCAGTGCGGTTGGGCTTGCTACCATTATAGAGTGTGGGCCTGTCCTGCTGGGACCACCCCTCTCTGGTAAGTGTTCACTGCTATATCTCTCCCTGTTATATTGTTCAGGTGTATTAACAGGTTTCTTCCTCAGGTTTACTGGTTGACATCTTCATGGACTATAAATACATGTACTTTGCTTGTGGTGTGATGATGCTAGCCGGAGGTATCTTCCTCTTCATCATGAACTATTACAACTACAGATGGTtggaaaaggaaaagaaacagaaaaaggtAGAAGAGCTACAGATTGGCTCAGCCAAAGTGCTTGCTGCCATGGAGGAGGCCAAAGACAATGAGGAAGAGGTCAAACTCAGCACAGAGGAGAAAACCCCGGACTCAACCTGCTGAGAGCCCTGAATACTTTTGTTAGAATGAAACTCTAAcctgtttgtctgtctctctatctctctatctgtgtatctatctatatatctattaggggtgtaacgataccctcatgtcacgtttaaaataataatgattctAACGCTGAAACACAGAattattttagatgaatatgtttgcactctgtcacttactatagatacatttaaaataatgtaggccactttttactggtaacacaagacatttggcattatcaggatccacaaatattcccccattgcattattttacattatattcaacattatatacagtagttcaatgtagtactgacactaaaactctgtaaacttggaTTTTTTCTCactcataattttcattttgggtgaactatacactatacatgttgcatttttgtattgcgatatattgttacacctctactctctatctatctatctatctatctatctatctatctatctaatgcCACGATCAACCAAACAGGACCAAGCACTTCTCAAAgttgcatttttataaattagtttttttattgtttttgtaatttatgatcttttgttttatttttaaagttttctttaata from the Ctenopharyngodon idella isolate HZGC_01 chromosome 22, HZGC01, whole genome shotgun sequence genome contains:
- the slc16a7 gene encoding monocarboxylate transporter 2, with translation MPPSASTNLGYTPPDGGWGWAVVFGSFVSIGFSYAFPKSLTIYFKEIQEYFSISYSEIAWVSSIMLATMYAGGPVSSILVNRYGSRPVVIVGGLMVGLAMVTASFGTTILHLYLCVGVIGGFGLAFNLQPALTIIGKYFLVKRPIANGLAMAGSPVFLSTLAPLNQFLFDHFGWRGSFLILGGVLFNCCVAGSLMRPIKIKIKPPVSQITDDNDTGELDVNPQTAGQDNSKQSGCAAKFNQFIDVSLFKHRGFLIYLVGNVLMFFGFFAPVVFLAPYAKHQGIDEYSAAFLLSIFALVDMFARPGTGLVANTRWIRPKIQYFFSFAVIYNGLCHLMCPLLPGYIGLVVYAVFFGLAFGMVCALLFEVLMDLVGAQRFSSAVGLATIIECGPVLLGPPLSGLLVDIFMDYKYMYFACGVMMLAGGIFLFIMNYYNYRWLEKEKKQKKVEELQIGSAKVLAAMEEAKDNEEEVKLSTEEKTPDSTC